Proteins encoded in a region of the Saccharothrix ecbatanensis genome:
- a CDS encoding acyl carrier protein, translating into MSNEDIQKGLAEIVEEVAGVEAADVTVDKSFVDDLDIDSLSMVEIAVQAEDKFGVKIPDDELANLKTVGDAVNYIASKA; encoded by the coding sequence GTGAGCAACGAGGACATCCAGAAGGGACTCGCCGAGATCGTCGAGGAGGTCGCCGGTGTCGAGGCGGCCGACGTGACGGTTGACAAGTCCTTTGTGGACGATCTGGACATCGACTCGCTGTCCATGGTGGAGATCGCCGTGCAGGCCGAGGACAAGTTCGGCGTGAAGATCCCGGACGACGAGCTGGCCAACCTCAAGACCGTGGGCGATGCGGTCAACTACATCGCCAGCAAAGCATGA
- a CDS encoding acyl-CoA carboxylase subunit beta, with protein sequence MTALASRPANPEADAVLDPRDPEVRLAQLLDPGSIAPLRPRDSSGMYAVRGRINGAKVVAYCSDATRMGGALGSEGCRHIVEAIDAAVRDRTPVIGVWHSGGARLPEGVESLDGMGQMFAAMIRASGRVPQISVVVGPAAGGGAYGPALTDVVIMAPAGKVFVTGPDVVRSVTGEQIDMDGLGGAEAHGRKSGVVHVIASDEPDAYERARRITGLFAQPGVFDLHSVPDGDDLRALLPEQPQRAYDVKPLVAAILDTDSFEELQAKWAPNIVVGLGRLGGRTVGVIANNPIRKGGCLDSLSAEKAARFVRMCDAFGVPLLVLVDVPGYLPGVGQEWDGVVRRGAKLLHAFGEAVVPRVTLVTRKSYGGAYIAMNSRSLGATAVFAWPIAEVAVMGAKAAVGILHRKKLAAVPDDEREALHASLVEEHERIAGGVERAIAIGVVDEVIEPTKTRRRLAQALAAAPAGRGAHGNIPL encoded by the coding sequence ATGACTGCCCTTGCGTCCCGCCCGGCGAACCCGGAGGCCGATGCCGTACTCGATCCGCGCGACCCGGAGGTCCGGCTCGCGCAACTGCTGGACCCCGGCTCGATCGCGCCGTTGCGGCCCCGTGACAGCAGCGGCATGTACGCCGTGCGCGGGCGCATCAACGGTGCGAAGGTCGTGGCGTACTGCAGTGACGCGACGCGGATGGGCGGGGCGCTCGGGTCCGAGGGATGTCGGCACATCGTGGAGGCGATCGACGCCGCGGTGCGCGACCGCACACCGGTGATCGGCGTCTGGCACTCCGGCGGCGCGCGGCTGCCGGAGGGCGTGGAGTCGCTGGACGGCATGGGCCAGATGTTCGCCGCGATGATCCGGGCGTCCGGTCGGGTGCCGCAGATCTCCGTGGTGGTCGGACCGGCGGCCGGTGGCGGTGCGTACGGGCCCGCGTTGACCGATGTGGTGATCATGGCTCCGGCCGGCAAGGTCTTCGTGACCGGGCCGGACGTGGTGCGGTCGGTGACCGGCGAGCAGATCGACATGGACGGGCTGGGCGGCGCGGAGGCGCACGGGCGGAAGTCCGGTGTGGTGCACGTGATCGCTTCCGACGAGCCGGACGCCTACGAGCGGGCCCGCCGGATCACCGGTCTGTTCGCCCAGCCGGGTGTGTTCGACCTGCACTCGGTGCCGGACGGTGACGACCTGCGGGCGTTGCTGCCGGAGCAGCCGCAGCGGGCGTACGACGTGAAGCCGCTGGTGGCGGCGATCCTCGACACGGACTCGTTCGAGGAGTTGCAGGCGAAGTGGGCGCCGAACATCGTGGTCGGACTTGGCCGGCTCGGTGGGCGGACGGTAGGCGTGATCGCGAACAACCCCATCCGCAAGGGCGGGTGCCTCGACTCGCTGTCGGCCGAGAAGGCGGCGCGGTTCGTGCGGATGTGCGACGCGTTCGGCGTGCCGCTGTTGGTGTTGGTGGACGTGCCGGGTTACCTGCCGGGTGTCGGCCAGGAGTGGGACGGCGTGGTGCGGCGGGGCGCGAAGCTGCTGCACGCGTTCGGTGAGGCCGTGGTGCCGCGGGTGACTTTGGTGACGCGGAAGTCGTACGGCGGCGCGTACATCGCGATGAACTCGCGGTCGTTGGGCGCTACCGCGGTGTTCGCGTGGCCGATCGCGGAGGTGGCCGTGATGGGCGCCAAGGCCGCCGTCGGCATCCTGCACCGCAAGAAGCTGGCGGCCGTGCCGGACGACGAGCGGGAGGCGTTGCACGCTTCGCTCGTCGAGGAGCACGAACGGATCGCCGGCGGCGTGGAGCGTGCGATCGCGATCGGCGTGGTGGACGAGGTCATCGAGCCGACCAAGACCCGTCGCAGGTTGGCCCAGGCCCTGGCCGCGGCCCCCGCCGGGCGTGGCGCGCACGGCAACATCCCCCTTTAG
- a CDS encoding beta-ketoacyl-[acyl-carrier-protein] synthase family protein, whose translation MTSNNDVVVTGLGATTPLGGDVASTWDALLAGRSGVKPLIGGFAERFELPVRIAARLAVEPTEVLPRVEARRLDRCEQVAVVAARQAWADSGLGDDGVDPERLGVVVGTGIGGAMTLLEQDDLIETAGLRKVSPLTVPMLMPNGPAAHVGLDLKARAGVHAPVSACASGAEALAWAFRMLKSGEADVVVAGGAEACITTITMAGFIQARTMSTRNDDPEAASRPFDVNRDGFVLGEGAGIMVLEREEFARARGARIYGKLAGIGTSSDGHHITAADPEGIGQSRAIAKAIQVAGVDKADIGHVNCHATSTQVGDVIEPQAVRRAIGDHPVLTAPKGNHGHLLGASGAVEAITTLLSVRDGIVPPTLNLENQDPKVHLEVVTGEPRKIDLVAAVNNSFGFGGHNVSLVFTQA comes from the coding sequence ATGACCAGTAACAACGACGTCGTCGTCACCGGGCTGGGTGCCACCACCCCGCTCGGTGGCGATGTCGCCTCCACCTGGGATGCGCTCCTGGCCGGCCGCAGCGGTGTGAAGCCGCTGATCGGTGGGTTCGCGGAGCGGTTCGAGCTGCCCGTGCGGATCGCCGCGCGGCTCGCGGTCGAGCCCACCGAGGTGCTGCCCCGCGTCGAGGCGCGCCGGTTGGACCGCTGCGAGCAGGTCGCCGTGGTCGCCGCCCGCCAGGCGTGGGCGGACTCCGGGCTCGGCGACGACGGCGTCGACCCCGAGCGGCTGGGCGTCGTGGTCGGCACCGGCATCGGCGGCGCGATGACGCTGCTGGAGCAGGACGACCTGATCGAGACCGCCGGGCTGCGCAAGGTGTCGCCGCTGACCGTGCCGATGCTCATGCCCAACGGCCCGGCCGCGCACGTCGGCCTGGACCTGAAGGCACGCGCGGGCGTGCACGCGCCGGTGTCGGCGTGCGCGTCCGGCGCCGAGGCGCTGGCCTGGGCGTTCCGGATGCTGAAGTCCGGTGAAGCGGACGTGGTCGTGGCCGGTGGGGCGGAAGCGTGCATCACCACCATCACCATGGCGGGCTTCATCCAGGCCCGGACCATGAGCACCCGCAACGACGACCCGGAAGCCGCGTCGCGCCCGTTCGACGTGAACCGGGACGGGTTCGTGCTCGGCGAGGGCGCCGGGATCATGGTGCTGGAGCGCGAGGAGTTCGCCCGCGCCCGCGGCGCCCGGATCTACGGCAAGCTCGCGGGCATCGGCACCAGCTCCGACGGCCACCACATCACCGCGGCGGACCCCGAGGGCATCGGGCAGTCGCGGGCCATCGCGAAGGCGATCCAGGTCGCGGGCGTGGACAAGGCCGACATCGGCCACGTCAACTGCCACGCGACGTCCACGCAGGTGGGCGACGTGATCGAGCCGCAGGCGGTGCGCCGGGCGATCGGCGACCACCCGGTGCTGACCGCGCCCAAGGGCAACCACGGCCACCTGCTGGGCGCCTCGGGCGCGGTGGAGGCGATCACCACGCTGCTGTCGGTCCGCGACGGCATCGTGCCGCCGACGCTGAACCTGGAGAACCAGGACCCGAAGGTGCACCTGGAAGTCGTCACCGGTGAGCCGCGCAAGATCGACCTGGTGGCCGCGGTGAACAACTCCTTCGGGTTCGGCGGGCACAACGTCTCGCTCGTGTTCACCCAGGCCTGA
- a CDS encoding mechanosensitive ion channel family protein produces the protein MGTQITEGLGQAWTMVATFVPKLLGFLVVLLIGWLIAKALAKAVGFLLKRVGFDRLVERSGLGGAKSPIDASNLIVKIVYYFVLLIALQLAFGVFGTGNAVSVLLNDVIAYLPRIVVAIILVLVTAAIGKALKGLVTGALGNRPYTKMLGNITYGFIVALGVIAALNQLGIAVAVTMPVLIAVLATVAGVIIIGVGGGLVRPMQQRWEGWLNKIQEETAHIAPAPRREQEPVTAGAGATRAPGRVSQGQQGRMEPPTPPAGMPKPPAEGR, from the coding sequence GTGGGTACCCAGATCACCGAAGGACTCGGACAGGCGTGGACGATGGTGGCCACGTTCGTGCCGAAGCTCCTCGGCTTCCTAGTGGTTCTGCTCATCGGTTGGCTGATCGCCAAGGCACTGGCCAAGGCCGTCGGCTTCCTGCTCAAGCGGGTCGGTTTCGACCGCCTCGTCGAGCGTTCCGGCCTCGGCGGCGCGAAGTCCCCGATCGACGCCTCCAACTTGATCGTCAAGATCGTCTACTACTTCGTGCTGCTGATCGCGCTCCAGCTCGCGTTCGGCGTGTTCGGCACGGGCAACGCGGTGAGCGTCCTGCTCAACGACGTCATCGCCTACCTGCCGCGCATCGTCGTGGCGATCATCCTGGTGCTCGTCACCGCGGCGATCGGCAAGGCGCTGAAGGGCCTGGTGACCGGCGCCCTGGGCAACCGCCCGTACACGAAGATGCTGGGCAACATCACGTACGGCTTCATCGTCGCGCTCGGTGTGATCGCGGCGCTGAACCAGCTCGGCATCGCCGTCGCGGTGACCATGCCGGTGCTGATCGCGGTGCTGGCCACGGTCGCGGGCGTGATCATCATCGGCGTCGGCGGCGGGTTGGTGCGGCCGATGCAGCAGCGCTGGGAGGGCTGGCTCAACAAGATCCAGGAGGAGACGGCGCACATCGCCCCGGCGCCGCGTCGCGAGCAGGAGCCCGTGACGGCGGGTGCGGGTGCGACCCGTGCCCCCGGCCGGGTCTCGCAGGGCCAGCAGGGCCGGATGGAACCGCCGACCCCGCCCGCCGGGATGCCGAAGCCGCCCGCAGAAGGCCGCTGA
- a CDS encoding PucR family transcriptional regulator, producing MTSSAALSRATLRTLQRASGDLAAASVAEMEARLPWFRRMPADQRAGVLLLIQNGVAGFVSWLHDPQQAIRLTAEAFRSAPKDISRWVSLRQTVELVRIALELFEQQLPQLAENEAERALLSEGVLRYGREIAFSAATSYAAAAEARGAWDARLEALVVDGIVRGDAEESLLSRATALGWDPAAEATVLVGNPPSDDPPAVVFEVRSRAARISRPVLLSVQGSRLVVVLSGETERGESLVRISDAFGPGPVVAGPTVTSLAEAHRSASDALSGLRAVVGWPAAPRPVRSLDLLPERALAGDPEAEWQLVDRVARPLEEAGGSMLETVDAFLEVGGVLEACARKLFVHPNTVRYRLKRATELTGRNANDPRDALVLRIALSVGRLARARGLW from the coding sequence ATGACCAGCTCAGCCGCGCTGTCGCGGGCCACCTTGCGAACGCTGCAACGGGCGTCGGGCGACCTGGCCGCGGCGAGCGTGGCCGAGATGGAGGCACGCCTGCCGTGGTTCCGGCGCATGCCGGCCGACCAGCGGGCGGGCGTGCTGCTGCTGATCCAGAACGGCGTCGCCGGGTTCGTGTCCTGGCTGCACGACCCGCAGCAGGCCATCCGGCTGACCGCCGAGGCGTTCCGGTCCGCGCCCAAGGACATCTCGCGGTGGGTGAGCCTGCGGCAGACCGTGGAGCTGGTCCGGATCGCGCTGGAGCTGTTCGAGCAGCAGCTCCCCCAACTGGCTGAGAACGAGGCGGAGCGCGCGCTGCTGAGCGAAGGCGTGCTGCGGTACGGCCGGGAGATCGCGTTCTCGGCGGCCACCTCGTACGCGGCGGCGGCCGAGGCGCGCGGCGCGTGGGACGCCCGGCTGGAGGCGCTGGTCGTGGACGGGATCGTCCGTGGGGACGCCGAGGAGTCGTTGCTGTCCCGCGCCACCGCGCTGGGCTGGGACCCGGCGGCCGAGGCGACCGTGCTGGTGGGCAACCCGCCGTCGGACGACCCGCCGGCCGTGGTGTTCGAGGTGCGCAGCCGGGCGGCCCGGATCAGCCGGCCGGTGCTCCTGAGCGTCCAGGGCTCGCGCCTGGTGGTGGTGCTGAGCGGTGAGACGGAACGGGGCGAGTCGCTGGTCCGGATCTCGGACGCGTTCGGCCCCGGCCCGGTGGTGGCCGGCCCGACCGTGACGAGCCTGGCCGAGGCGCACCGCAGCGCCAGCGACGCGTTGTCCGGGCTGCGCGCGGTGGTCGGGTGGCCCGCCGCGCCGCGCCCGGTGCGGTCGCTCGACCTGCTGCCGGAGCGCGCGCTGGCCGGTGACCCGGAGGCCGAGTGGCAGCTGGTGGACCGGGTGGCCCGGCCGCTGGAGGAGGCGGGCGGCTCGATGTTGGAGACGGTGGACGCGTTCCTGGAGGTCGGCGGCGTGCTGGAGGCGTGCGCGCGGAAGTTGTTCGTGCACCCGAACACGGTCCGCTACCGGTTGAAGCGGGCGACCGAGCTCACCGGGAGGAACGCCAACGACCCCCGTGACGCTCTGGTGCTGCGCATCGCACTGTCCGTGGGGCGACTGGCCCGTGCTCGTGGTCTTTGGTGA
- a CDS encoding beta-ketoacyl-ACP synthase III, with product MTTFSIPAGRAGTRILGLGSYQPETIVSNHDLSLRMDTSDEWIRDRVGIANRRVAKPDELLVDMAAEAGAKAVADAGLSPSDIGAVIVATCTMPTQIPNAAAQVADRIGIAGSPAFDLNAACAGFCYALGTASDLVRAGTAKHVLVIGAEKLTDWVDQDDRSTAIIFADGAGAAVVGPSDEPGIGPVAWGSAGELADMIRITDRESFIFQEGQAVFRWATTKIAPIALQAIELAGIDVSDVDVFVPHQANLRIVEAIAKRLRAKGAREDLVIARDIVDSGNTSSASIPLALDHMRAAGEVRSGDVALLVGFGAGLSYAGQVVRLP from the coding sequence GTGACCACGTTCTCGATCCCCGCCGGCCGGGCCGGCACCCGCATCCTCGGCCTGGGCAGCTACCAGCCCGAGACGATCGTCAGCAACCACGACCTCAGCCTCCGCATGGACACCTCGGACGAGTGGATCCGGGACCGGGTCGGCATCGCGAACCGCCGGGTGGCCAAGCCGGACGAGCTGCTGGTCGACATGGCCGCCGAGGCGGGCGCGAAGGCGGTGGCCGACGCCGGCCTCTCCCCGTCGGACATCGGCGCGGTCATCGTGGCCACCTGCACCATGCCGACCCAGATCCCCAACGCGGCGGCGCAGGTCGCCGACCGGATCGGGATCGCCGGCTCCCCCGCGTTCGACCTGAACGCCGCGTGCGCGGGCTTCTGCTACGCCCTGGGCACCGCGTCCGACCTGGTCCGCGCGGGCACCGCGAAGCACGTGCTGGTGATCGGCGCGGAGAAGCTGACCGACTGGGTGGACCAGGACGACCGGTCCACCGCGATCATCTTCGCCGACGGCGCAGGCGCGGCGGTCGTCGGTCCGTCCGACGAGCCGGGCATCGGCCCGGTGGCGTGGGGCAGCGCGGGCGAGTTGGCGGACATGATCCGGATCACCGACCGCGAGTCGTTCATCTTCCAGGAGGGCCAGGCGGTCTTCCGCTGGGCCACCACCAAGATCGCGCCGATCGCGCTCCAGGCGATCGAGCTGGCCGGCATCGACGTGTCCGATGTGGACGTCTTCGTGCCGCACCAGGCGAACCTGCGGATCGTCGAGGCCATCGCGAAGCGCTTGCGCGCCAAGGGAGCGCGTGAAGACCTCGTGATCGCACGTGACATCGTGGACTCCGGCAACACCTCATCCGCTTCCATCCCGCTCGCGCTCGATCACATGCGCGCGGCGGGAGAGGTGCGCAGCGGTGACGTGGCGCTGCTCGTCGGCTTCGGAGCGGGCCTGTCCTACGCGGGACAGGTCGTCCGACTGCCATGA
- a CDS encoding alpha/beta fold hydrolase — MRRYMSVGLAVAAVLTTGMTPSFGTPSSGSSSSGTSSSGTARSDPLAEFHGQQLTWSPCRQGLECAELVLPLDYARPEADRISLAVSRKKAADPGRRRGVLVLNPGGPGGSGLDMPLFLAHTEAAKVYDLIGFDPRGVGGSTALTCRTVPEFAVMDSRPADSEFPKWAAEARAVEDACHRAAGGIRPFINSANTARDLDVVRAALGEQKLNYLGYSYGTYLGAVYGSLFPNRLDRSVLDSSVHPEWIWREQFRAQAVAMRRNVEAWAAWAAQHHDRFKLGATADEVMASVEGVAAALAATPVADYDRTKFDATVGVGSRYRPLWSELANAVVALRGGKASEAGALMARSAQEDLVSGVFNTVTCEVDWPTDVETYYEDMRVFRDRYPYGFGVLRAAPTTCTFRTFTPPEPAVELKRAGYPVGLIVQAEGDTQTQYESGPAMATRLGHNLITVLDEGKHGIYGGKNVCVNKSVDRYLVDGVLPASSSECPGDPRPDPAQESSAQHVQAYLDGRGVSAGF; from the coding sequence GTGCGCAGGTACATGTCAGTCGGCCTGGCGGTGGCCGCGGTGCTGACGACGGGGATGACGCCGTCGTTCGGCACGCCGTCGTCCGGCTCATCGTCGTCCGGCACGTCCTCGTCGGGCACGGCACGCAGCGATCCGTTGGCCGAGTTCCACGGCCAGCAGCTCACGTGGTCGCCGTGTCGGCAGGGCCTGGAGTGCGCGGAACTCGTCCTGCCGCTGGACTACGCCCGGCCCGAGGCCGACCGGATCTCGCTGGCCGTCAGCCGGAAGAAGGCGGCGGACCCGGGGCGCAGGCGCGGCGTCCTGGTGCTCAACCCCGGCGGGCCGGGCGGATCGGGTCTGGACATGCCGTTGTTCCTGGCCCACACGGAAGCCGCGAAGGTGTACGACCTGATCGGCTTCGACCCGCGCGGTGTCGGCGGGTCGACCGCGCTGACGTGCCGCACGGTGCCGGAGTTCGCGGTGATGGACTCCCGACCGGCTGATTCCGAGTTCCCGAAGTGGGCCGCCGAGGCGCGGGCCGTCGAGGACGCCTGCCACCGCGCGGCGGGCGGCATCCGGCCGTTCATCAACTCCGCGAACACCGCGCGGGACCTCGACGTGGTGCGCGCGGCGTTGGGGGAGCAGAAGCTCAACTACCTGGGCTATTCCTACGGCACGTACCTCGGCGCGGTGTACGGGAGCCTGTTCCCGAACCGGCTGGACCGCAGCGTGCTCGACTCGTCCGTGCACCCGGAGTGGATCTGGCGCGAGCAGTTCCGGGCGCAGGCGGTGGCGATGCGGCGCAACGTCGAGGCGTGGGCGGCGTGGGCCGCGCAGCACCACGACCGGTTCAAGCTGGGCGCGACCGCGGACGAGGTGATGGCGTCCGTCGAGGGGGTCGCGGCGGCGCTCGCGGCGACACCGGTCGCGGACTACGACCGGACCAAGTTCGACGCCACGGTCGGCGTCGGCAGCCGCTACCGTCCACTGTGGTCGGAGCTGGCGAACGCGGTGGTCGCGTTGCGGGGCGGGAAGGCCTCCGAGGCCGGTGCGTTGATGGCGCGGTCGGCGCAGGAAGACCTGGTGTCCGGCGTGTTCAACACGGTGACGTGCGAGGTCGACTGGCCGACCGACGTGGAGACGTACTACGAGGACATGCGGGTCTTCCGGGACCGCTACCCGTACGGCTTCGGCGTCCTCCGCGCCGCGCCGACCACCTGCACGTTCCGCACGTTCACGCCGCCGGAGCCGGCCGTGGAGCTCAAGCGGGCGGGGTACCCCGTCGGGCTGATCGTGCAGGCGGAGGGCGACACCCAGACGCAGTACGAGAGCGGACCGGCGATGGCGACCCGGCTCGGGCACAACCTGATCACCGTGCTGGACGAGGGCAAGCACGGCATCTACGGCGGCAAGAACGTGTGCGTGAACAAGTCCGTCGACCGGTACCTGGTGGACGGCGTGCTGCCGGCCAGCAGCTCGGAATGCCCCGGTGACCCGAGGCCCGACCCGGCGCAGGAGTCTTCGGCGCAACACGTACAGGCATACCTGGACGGCCGGGGCGTGTCCGCCGGATTCTGA
- a CDS encoding ACP S-malonyltransferase — MFSERVIALLAPGQGSQTPGMLAPWLELEGAAERVGAWSEATGLDLVRLGTTAEAEEIQDTSVTQPLVVALALLAYEELRRRVELPADTIIAGHSVGELAAAAIAGVMSTDDAVALAAVRGAEMAAACALTPTGMAAVLLGEQDEVLAHLEQLGLVGANLNGARQIVAAGPLDALEKLVAEPPPGAKVRALKVAGAFHTKFMEPAQEALRTRAAGIVVKDPALPLLSNADGAVVSDGAEVLARLISQVTSPVRWDACQAALAAHGVTALVELPPAGALTGLAKRELKGTPTLALKTPDELDRVVDLLTAADEVTG, encoded by the coding sequence GTGTTCAGTGAGCGGGTGATCGCGCTCCTCGCCCCCGGACAGGGGTCCCAGACACCCGGCATGCTCGCCCCCTGGCTCGAACTCGAAGGGGCCGCCGAGCGCGTCGGCGCGTGGTCCGAGGCGACCGGCCTCGACCTCGTCCGGCTCGGCACGACCGCCGAAGCGGAGGAGATCCAGGACACCTCGGTGACCCAGCCGCTGGTCGTCGCGCTCGCCCTGCTCGCCTACGAGGAGCTGCGCCGCCGGGTCGAGCTGCCCGCCGACACGATCATCGCCGGCCACTCCGTCGGCGAGCTGGCCGCCGCCGCCATCGCGGGTGTCATGAGCACCGACGACGCGGTCGCGCTGGCCGCCGTGCGCGGCGCCGAGATGGCCGCCGCCTGCGCGTTGACGCCGACCGGCATGGCGGCGGTGCTCCTCGGCGAGCAGGACGAGGTGCTGGCGCACCTGGAGCAGCTGGGCCTGGTCGGCGCGAACCTCAACGGCGCGCGCCAGATCGTGGCCGCGGGCCCGCTGGACGCGCTGGAGAAGCTGGTGGCGGAGCCGCCGCCCGGCGCGAAGGTCCGCGCGCTCAAGGTCGCCGGCGCGTTCCACACCAAGTTCATGGAGCCGGCCCAGGAGGCGCTGCGCACCCGTGCCGCCGGGATCGTGGTGAAGGACCCGGCGCTGCCGCTGCTGTCCAACGCCGACGGCGCGGTGGTGTCCGACGGCGCCGAGGTGCTGGCCCGACTGATCTCCCAGGTGACCAGCCCCGTGCGGTGGGACGCCTGCCAGGCCGCCCTCGCCGCTCACGGCGTGACCGCGCTGGTCGAACTGCCGCCGGCCGGCGCGTTGACCGGCCTGGCGAAACGCGAGCTGAAGGGCACCCCCACCTTGGCCCTCAAGACCCCCGACGAGCTGGACCGGGTCGTCGACCTGCTCACCGCGGCCGACGAGGTGACCGGGTGA
- a CDS encoding phytase yields MRILLMAALVPLLIASSPGPDEVVPVTQTRAFVDDASGTPANADADDPAIWVHPRSARQSVVLGTLKEGGLAAFDLSGRTLGTYPAPLPPTPDAKPGRYNNVDVLSRVPVGGRARDLAFVSDRGRDRIRVYEIDGRGAAAGASVVRDVTDPGARPVFSASEEEVDDQHTAYGLAAGVVGRTPVVVTNRRNETRVALLHVVAGPDRSVGTAVVASIDLPASFRLPDGTEWTPCGEPGERPQLEGMVVDSEHGVLYAAQEDVGIWRIPLRAAAFGTPVLIDKVRSFGVPQSYDPETEECSVSGADPGFGGKRLTADAEGLAVGDDYLIASSQGDSRFVAYERTGRNRYVGEFVVGSGRGNDSVEHSDGAHLVTADLGRDYPEGLLVLHDGERTPAAGDLDTTGFAYVSWEDVLDELD; encoded by the coding sequence ATGCGAATCCTGCTCATGGCCGCCCTGGTGCCGCTGCTGATCGCCTCCTCCCCCGGCCCCGACGAGGTCGTGCCGGTCACCCAGACCCGCGCTTTCGTCGACGACGCGTCCGGGACGCCGGCCAACGCCGACGCCGACGACCCGGCGATCTGGGTGCACCCGCGCTCGGCTCGGCAGAGCGTGGTGCTCGGCACGTTGAAGGAGGGCGGACTGGCCGCGTTCGACCTGTCCGGTCGGACGCTCGGCACCTACCCCGCGCCCTTGCCGCCGACGCCAGACGCCAAGCCCGGCCGGTACAACAACGTGGACGTGCTGAGCCGGGTGCCGGTCGGTGGACGCGCGCGGGACCTCGCGTTCGTCAGCGACCGCGGTCGGGACCGGATCCGGGTGTACGAGATCGACGGGCGGGGTGCGGCGGCGGGGGCGTCGGTCGTCCGGGACGTCACCGATCCCGGCGCGCGGCCGGTGTTCTCGGCGTCGGAAGAGGAAGTGGACGACCAGCACACCGCGTACGGGTTGGCTGCCGGTGTCGTCGGGCGCACGCCGGTGGTCGTGACGAACCGGCGCAACGAGACCAGGGTGGCGTTGCTGCACGTCGTGGCCGGGCCGGACCGTTCGGTGGGCACCGCCGTGGTGGCCTCGATCGACCTGCCGGCGTCGTTCCGGCTGCCCGACGGCACCGAGTGGACGCCGTGCGGTGAGCCGGGCGAGCGCCCGCAACTGGAAGGCATGGTGGTCGACTCCGAGCACGGCGTGCTGTACGCGGCTCAGGAGGACGTCGGCATCTGGCGCATCCCGTTGCGTGCCGCCGCGTTCGGCACGCCGGTGCTGATCGACAAGGTGCGGTCGTTCGGCGTGCCGCAGAGCTACGACCCGGAGACCGAGGAGTGCTCGGTGTCGGGCGCGGACCCGGGCTTCGGGGGCAAGCGGCTGACGGCGGACGCCGAAGGGCTGGCCGTCGGTGACGACTACCTGATCGCGTCCAGCCAGGGCGACTCGCGGTTCGTCGCCTACGAGCGGACCGGGCGCAACCGGTACGTCGGGGAGTTCGTGGTGGGCAGCGGCCGGGGCAACGACTCGGTCGAGCACTCGGACGGCGCGCACCTGGTGACCGCCGACCTCGGCCGGGACTACCCGGAAGGGCTGCTGGTGCTGCACGACGGCGAGCGCACCCCGGCCGCCGGCGACCTGGACACCACCGGGTTCGCGTACGTGAGCTGGGAAGACGTGCTGGACGAGCTGGACTGA
- the pnuC gene encoding nicotinamide riboside transporter PnuC, translating into MHVLLEQGFTVFGQEVSWAEFTGQVFALVVVYLAQKRSLWTWPVQLVSVTLLFVVYLSAELGGTAARQVVIALITLYGWWAWTRRRDPVFGVVVRKGTTVERVAVAVAFVLGTVGFALVLDALDASWAPWPDAAIFVGTILAFTLQGFGLVEFWLVWLVVDAIGVPLQLQSGLWFSAFVYTIFAVLVIRGWIDWNRAAKQTTSRAKAATT; encoded by the coding sequence GTGCACGTCTTGTTGGAGCAGGGCTTCACGGTCTTCGGGCAGGAGGTCTCCTGGGCGGAGTTCACCGGCCAGGTCTTCGCGCTGGTGGTCGTCTACCTGGCGCAGAAACGCTCGCTCTGGACGTGGCCCGTGCAACTGGTCTCGGTCACGCTGCTGTTCGTCGTCTACCTGTCCGCCGAACTCGGCGGCACCGCCGCGCGCCAGGTGGTGATCGCGCTGATCACCCTCTACGGCTGGTGGGCGTGGACCCGCCGCCGGGACCCGGTGTTCGGCGTCGTCGTCCGCAAGGGCACCACCGTGGAACGCGTCGCCGTCGCGGTCGCGTTCGTCCTCGGCACGGTCGGCTTCGCGCTCGTCCTCGACGCGCTGGACGCCTCCTGGGCGCCGTGGCCGGACGCCGCGATCTTCGTCGGCACGATCCTCGCGTTCACCCTCCAGGGCTTCGGCCTGGTCGAGTTCTGGCTGGTGTGGCTGGTGGTGGACGCGATCGGCGTGCCGTTGCAGCTCCAGTCCGGGCTCTGGTTCAGCGCGTTCGTCTACACCATCTTCGCCGTGCTGGTGATCCGCGGCTGGATCGACTGGAACCGCGCGGCCAAGCAGACCACCTCGCGCGCCAAGGCCGCCACGACCTAA